In Vibrio alginolyticus NBRC 15630 = ATCC 17749, the sequence TGAAGCGAAAATCGGTGATCTAATGGTCAATGCTATGCCACCGAAGCAAGCGGCAAACTGGTTTGGTGCTCCACCACCAGATCTTACGTTGGTTGCACGAGTTCGTGGTGCTGATTGGTTATACACTTACTTACGCTCTTTCTATGTTGATCCATCTCGTCCATTCGGCGTGAACAACATCGTCTTCCCGAGTGTTGGTATGCCGCATGTGCTTGAAGAGCTACAGGGCATCCCGACGCCGATTTACGATACGAAAATCGTAGATGGCGAAGAAGTACAAGTTGTTGTTGGTACTGAAACCGATGGCACGGGTGAGCTGAGTGAAGGCGAATATGACAAAGCGGTTGGCGATCTCGTTAACTTCTTAGTTTATTCAGGTGACCCAGTGCAGCTTGAGCGTCATGCTCTAGGCTGGTGGGTAATGGGCTTCTTAGTGCTTCTAACCATCGTTGTTGTGATGCTCAAGAAAGAGTATTGGCGCGATGTGCATTAATTGTGCTAAAATACCGTGCTAATTCCCAATTTTAATTGATGTACAATGGAGGCTTAGCCTCCATTGTTTTTATTTGTAAGTGTACTGGAGGGCTCCATGGCTGTAGCTGCCAATAAACGTTCTGTGATGACTCTTTTCTCAAGTGCATCAGATTTGTATAGCCATCAGGTTCGCATTGTACTAGCTGAAAAAGGCGTAAGTGTTGAAGTTGAGCTTGTTGACGAAGCAAACCTTCCTGCTGAGCTTGTTGAGCTAAACCCATATAAATCAGTGCCAACTCTTGTT encodes:
- a CDS encoding cytochrome c1, whose protein sequence is MKKWIVILFAMLPSLAMAAGANVPLDKANVDLTDKASLQNGAKLFMNYCFACHSTQYQRYERVATDLEIPTDLMKENLIFNPEAKIGDLMVNAMPPKQAANWFGAPPPDLTLVARVRGADWLYTYLRSFYVDPSRPFGVNNIVFPSVGMPHVLEELQGIPTPIYDTKIVDGEEVQVVVGTETDGTGELSEGEYDKAVGDLVNFLVYSGDPVQLERHALGWWVMGFLVLLTIVVVMLKKEYWRDVH